Proteins encoded together in one Synechococcus sp. BL107 window:
- the atpB gene encoding F0F1 ATP synthase subunit A, with translation MALMPFSLPFAELEVGHHLYWQIGDLYLHGQVFLSSWILIGVLLAFVLVGTRGMKRDPIGLQNLLEFLWDFIRDLARDQIGEKYYRDWLPFIGTLFLFIFVSNWGGALIPWKIIELPEGELGAPTADINTTVAMALLVSLAYFYAGLSRKGLRFFELYVEPTPIMLPFKIIEEFTKPLSLSFRLFGNILADELAVGVLVYLVPLIVPLPVMLLGLFTSAIQALIFATLAAFYIGEGLHEAH, from the coding sequence ATGGCATTAATGCCCTTCTCACTCCCGTTTGCCGAACTGGAAGTGGGCCACCACCTGTACTGGCAGATCGGTGATCTGTATTTGCACGGCCAGGTGTTCCTGAGCTCCTGGATCTTGATCGGCGTTCTTTTGGCATTCGTGCTTGTTGGCACGCGTGGCATGAAGCGCGATCCGATAGGTCTGCAGAACCTGTTGGAGTTCCTTTGGGACTTCATCCGAGACCTAGCCCGGGATCAAATCGGCGAGAAGTATTACCGCGATTGGCTTCCGTTCATTGGCACCCTCTTCTTGTTCATCTTTGTGAGCAATTGGGGAGGAGCGCTGATTCCTTGGAAAATTATCGAGCTGCCGGAAGGTGAGCTTGGTGCACCAACCGCGGACATCAACACCACCGTGGCAATGGCCCTTTTGGTGTCGTTGGCGTACTTCTATGCAGGTCTGAGCCGCAAGGGATTGCGCTTCTTTGAGCTGTACGTGGAGCCGACCCCAATCATGCTCCCGTTCAAAATCATCGAGGAATTCACCAAGCCTCTTTCCCTCTCTTTCCGTTTGTTTGGAAACATCCTTGCCGACGAATTGGCCGTGGGAGTGCTGGTTTATTTGGTCCCTTTGATCGTGCCCCTGCCCGTGATGCTTCTTGGTCTGTTTACCAGTGCCATTCAGGCTCTGATCTTTGCGACTTTGGCTGCCTTTTACATCGGTGAAGGCCTTCACGAGGCCCATTAG
- a CDS encoding ATP synthase, producing MEDFYRLQRRLLLATVLVSLVTVPIVAFTMNLSVASSVLVGACAGLLYVRLLARSVARLSDQSRGLGRFQLIVPILLVVGSAKLPQLDLLPAFLGFLLYKPALILQHVFDD from the coding sequence CTGGAAGATTTTTACCGTCTCCAGCGCCGTCTGCTGCTAGCCACCGTTCTGGTGTCGCTCGTCACGGTTCCGATCGTGGCCTTCACCATGAATCTTTCAGTCGCTAGCAGTGTTCTTGTGGGTGCATGCGCCGGACTTTTGTACGTGCGTTTGCTTGCCCGCAGTGTGGCCCGGCTCAGTGACCAGTCCCGTGGACTGGGGCGTTTTCAGCTCATCGTTCCAATCCTGCTTGTGGTTGGATCGGCCAAGCTGCCCCAGCTCGATCTGTTGCCGGCCTTCCTGGGATTCCTTCTCTACAAGCCCGCCCTGATTCTTCAGCACGTCTTTGACGACTGA
- a CDS encoding bifunctional 2-polyprenyl-6-hydroxyphenol methylase/3-demethylubiquinol 3-O-methyltransferase UbiG has translation MDDVRPSDAATPVVSAFYDRFPFPGDPLQDGPPPGYNWRWCYRSVLASVHGVIPSGQEQPRILDAGCGTGVSTDYLCHLNPGADVVGVDISDGALAVARERLERSGARQEVRSLRQQQRSLLDLGDEAPFDYINSVGVLHHLREPEAGLSALAGLLAPEGLLHLFLYADAGRWEIHRTQKALTLLQAGTGRDGLRMGRNLFETLPESNRLRCHHERRWAVDCAPDANFADMYLHPQETSYDLERLFSFIETAGLHFAGFSNPEVWDPARLLQGELLERAQALPAFQQWSLIEQLDPDISHFEFFLSKAPLSIRSRTDQEIAAARGQRQPCLWGEPDPILGRNMEPISLSAAAKDLLRSVDEQPDTPLGSLGAVDLLRGLVDRQILLLRE, from the coding sequence ATGGACGACGTCCGACCCAGTGATGCCGCCACCCCTGTGGTGAGTGCGTTCTATGACCGCTTTCCATTCCCCGGGGATCCGTTGCAGGACGGCCCTCCGCCTGGATACAACTGGCGTTGGTGTTATCGCAGTGTTCTGGCTTCCGTCCATGGTGTGATCCCATCAGGACAGGAGCAGCCACGCATCCTTGACGCCGGATGTGGCACTGGTGTCAGCACGGATTATTTGTGCCATCTCAACCCTGGCGCGGATGTTGTCGGTGTCGATATCAGCGATGGAGCCTTGGCGGTGGCGCGGGAGCGGCTGGAGCGATCCGGAGCCCGTCAGGAGGTCCGGTCGTTACGGCAGCAGCAGCGGAGCCTGTTGGATTTGGGAGATGAAGCTCCCTTCGATTACATCAATTCCGTGGGTGTGCTTCACCATCTGCGGGAGCCGGAGGCCGGGCTCTCTGCCCTCGCAGGCCTTCTCGCTCCCGAGGGACTGCTCCATCTCTTTCTATATGCAGATGCAGGGCGCTGGGAAATCCATCGCACTCAAAAAGCACTGACACTGCTTCAGGCCGGAACCGGCCGAGACGGCCTGCGTATGGGTCGGAACTTGTTCGAGACTTTGCCTGAATCCAATCGGTTGCGTTGTCACCACGAGCGGCGCTGGGCAGTGGACTGTGCCCCAGACGCCAATTTTGCGGATATGTACTTACATCCGCAGGAGACCAGTTACGACCTTGAGCGTTTGTTCTCGTTCATCGAGACGGCTGGGTTGCACTTTGCAGGTTTTTCCAATCCAGAGGTGTGGGATCCGGCGAGGCTGCTACAAGGCGAGCTTTTGGAACGGGCTCAAGCATTGCCTGCCTTCCAGCAGTGGAGCCTGATCGAGCAACTCGATCCAGATATCAGTCATTTCGAGTTCTTCCTTTCAAAGGCTCCTCTCTCCATTAGGTCCCGAACAGATCAGGAGATTGCTGCGGCCCGAGGGCAGCGGCAGCCTTGCTTGTGGGGGGAGCCTGACCCAATCCTTGGTCGGAATATGGAACCCATCTCCCTGAGCGCTGCGGCGAAAGATTTGCTCCGTTCCGTCGATGAACAGCCCGATACCCCGCTGGGATCGTTGGGCGCTGTGGATCTATTGAGGGGTCTTGTGGATCGTCAGATTCTGCTGTTGCGGGAGTAG
- a CDS encoding phycobilisome rod-core linker polypeptide, which produces MTVTASSGSPRVSPQLFDTLPVSSVRQAEQQDRFPDSVELDTLVTFFRSGQDRIEAARIMAANAEAIVARAANRIFVGGTPLSFLEAPLTTGDEIRAKDATPLATDQAAFQDSVRTFTGDSDSTKSGNFLSRLLDGAGGDADVRVVLPTGFNAISVAKYGPAFMRKSVRDMGWFLRYVGYALVAGDPSILAVNTRGLRDILQANCSLAATNVALQEMRAASALLLKDRPEARQLAIDCFNVLLKELSVATPSTRQRQGSKVQQGLQLPAIYALASEGRQRFEMRPALSGAEKAEIIRAAYRQIFERDIAKGYSQSPCPVEASQVAQGQISMREFVRALGRSKEYRQQFHDRFVNSRVVELAYRHFLGRGISSIEEFRKSFAIVSAQGLKGLVDVLVNSAEYAQNFGEEMVPYLRDLGEEAQESAGWGSNRKLFNFSAPFEGAPQYITLYASYRQPFADQHVYGGSNDPVGNQYGAIFPSGTDSVRTRPAPYGYDSRRLLVSNGMASPGQMNSNQFRSSRPRKVGPRVMRLQQIATGGSVNPRRGGQPSVRNTESSTQAVINAVYVQVLGNAGYAGERLTSAEARLENGDICLREFVRSVARSDAFRRRYWSGLYIIKAIEVMHRRLLGRPTFGRWEIDALFDTAARHGFYGVVDALVNGEEYKDCFGEDTVPYERFITPKDLNVRRTATLTREVKQFGYDNSSFVLGSRPDASTTQVFRGSGDVTRRNLASAAKSASADWTSLARNFRKGEDLQSSLRLIRLGEPIGGGRSTTGFGLSKTRSTSSSPLTPMTGALSAISGADGYRLRSSLPTNLRLNRPCTESDLRSIIDATYKQVLNRVPLQDERLIEAESRLRNDDTSLNQFVEEIAMSDAFQTRLFNMAPLRAASAATMALLGRAAAPAEVSRFLTIRAQAGQPAAVKELLEKRPDEDTVPRMDGMNTRAGVSQATQQRTAALYRGNAAINPSTDDAI; this is translated from the coding sequence ATGACAGTGACCGCCAGCAGCGGCAGCCCGCGCGTGTCTCCCCAGCTGTTCGACACCCTGCCAGTTTCCAGTGTTCGTCAGGCTGAACAGCAGGACCGATTCCCTGATTCAGTCGAACTCGACACGCTTGTCACCTTTTTCCGAAGCGGTCAAGATCGAATTGAGGCGGCCCGAATCATGGCGGCCAATGCCGAAGCGATCGTGGCGCGGGCCGCCAATCGCATCTTTGTCGGTGGCACACCACTGTCTTTTCTGGAAGCGCCTCTCACCACCGGTGACGAAATCCGGGCCAAAGATGCCACCCCGCTTGCTACTGACCAAGCCGCATTCCAAGACTCCGTTCGCACCTTCACCGGCGACAGCGACAGCACAAAGAGTGGAAATTTCTTAAGTCGATTGCTTGACGGCGCCGGCGGAGATGCAGATGTGCGCGTTGTTTTGCCCACGGGCTTCAACGCCATCAGTGTTGCGAAGTACGGACCCGCCTTCATGCGGAAGTCCGTTCGGGATATGGGTTGGTTCCTGCGCTACGTGGGCTATGCCCTCGTGGCTGGAGATCCCAGCATCCTTGCGGTCAATACCCGGGGCCTACGCGACATCCTGCAGGCGAACTGTTCCTTGGCTGCCACGAATGTTGCGCTCCAAGAAATGCGTGCAGCATCAGCACTTCTTTTAAAAGATCGGCCAGAGGCACGCCAACTGGCGATCGACTGTTTCAACGTTCTGCTGAAGGAACTGTCCGTTGCCACCCCGAGCACCCGTCAACGCCAAGGCAGCAAGGTGCAACAGGGCTTACAGCTCCCTGCGATTTATGCCTTGGCTTCCGAAGGACGCCAACGGTTCGAAATGCGACCTGCGTTATCTGGGGCGGAAAAAGCAGAGATCATCCGCGCGGCCTATCGCCAGATCTTTGAAAGGGATATCGCCAAGGGTTATTCCCAAAGTCCCTGTCCTGTTGAAGCTAGCCAGGTGGCCCAGGGACAAATTTCAATGCGCGAATTTGTTCGCGCCCTTGGCCGCAGCAAGGAATATCGACAACAATTTCACGACCGGTTTGTGAACAGCCGCGTGGTGGAGCTCGCCTATCGCCATTTCCTCGGTCGTGGGATCAGCTCAATCGAAGAGTTCAGAAAATCCTTTGCAATCGTGAGTGCCCAGGGCCTCAAGGGTCTAGTTGATGTCTTGGTGAACTCCGCCGAATATGCCCAAAATTTTGGCGAAGAGATGGTTCCTTACCTTCGCGATCTTGGCGAAGAGGCCCAAGAAAGCGCTGGTTGGGGTTCAAACCGCAAATTGTTCAACTTCAGTGCACCGTTTGAGGGAGCACCGCAATACATCACGTTGTACGCGTCGTATCGCCAACCCTTCGCCGATCAGCACGTCTACGGAGGCAGCAACGATCCCGTCGGGAATCAGTACGGCGCCATTTTCCCTAGCGGGACCGATTCCGTCCGCACACGGCCAGCGCCCTATGGCTACGACAGCCGCCGACTTCTGGTGAGCAACGGAATGGCCTCTCCCGGGCAGATGAACAGCAACCAGTTCCGCAGTAGCCGGCCTCGCAAGGTTGGCCCTCGGGTGATGCGTCTCCAACAAATAGCCACCGGTGGTTCCGTCAACCCGAGGCGTGGTGGGCAGCCCAGCGTTCGAAATACAGAGTCCAGCACCCAAGCCGTTATCAATGCGGTGTATGTCCAGGTTTTGGGAAATGCTGGTTACGCCGGCGAACGGCTGACCTCAGCGGAAGCTCGTCTCGAAAACGGCGACATTTGCCTCCGCGAGTTTGTCCGAAGCGTGGCCCGCTCTGATGCATTCCGACGCCGCTACTGGAGCGGTCTCTACATCATCAAAGCGATTGAAGTCATGCATCGGCGCCTCCTCGGACGTCCAACCTTTGGACGTTGGGAAATTGATGCCCTATTCGATACAGCCGCACGGCATGGGTTCTATGGAGTGGTGGATGCTCTCGTTAACGGAGAGGAATACAAGGATTGCTTCGGGGAAGACACCGTTCCATACGAACGCTTCATCACCCCGAAAGATTTGAATGTGAGACGAACCGCCACGCTCACGCGAGAAGTGAAGCAATTCGGTTACGACAACTCGTCGTTCGTCCTGGGAAGTCGCCCTGATGCGAGCACAACACAAGTGTTTCGAGGCAGCGGTGACGTCACACGACGGAATTTGGCCAGCGCAGCAAAAAGTGCAAGCGCTGATTGGACAAGCCTTGCCCGTAACTTCAGAAAAGGTGAAGACCTGCAGTCAAGCCTTCGCTTGATTCGTCTCGGCGAACCGATTGGAGGTGGCCGATCAACTACTGGTTTTGGGCTCTCGAAAACGAGATCGACATCCTCATCACCACTCACCCCGATGACTGGGGCTTTGTCTGCCATCTCCGGCGCGGATGGCTACCGACTTCGCTCAAGCCTGCCCACAAACCTTCGCTTAAATCGGCCTTGCACTGAAAGCGATTTGCGATCGATCATTGATGCCACTTACAAGCAAGTTCTCAACCGAGTTCCACTGCAAGATGAGCGCCTGATCGAGGCGGAATCACGACTCCGCAACGACGACACATCGCTGAACCAGTTCGTTGAAGAAATCGCCATGAGTGACGCCTTCCAGACCAGGCTGTTCAACATGGCGCCCCTAAGGGCAGCGTCAGCGGCAACGATGGCTCTTCTTGGTCGCGCGGCTGCCCCTGCAGAAGTGAGCCGTTTTCTGACAATTCGCGCTCAAGCGGGGCAACCGGCAGCCGTTAAAGAGCTACTCGAGAAGCGGCCTGATGAGGACACCGTTCCACGCATGGATGGCATGAATACCCGGGCAGGCGTTAGCCAAGCAACCCAGCAGCGAACAGCCGCGCTGTATCGCGGTAACGCCGCCATCAATCCATCCACTGATGACGCGATCTAG
- a CDS encoding allophycocyanin subunit alpha translates to MSIVSNSIINADAEARYLSPGELDQIKAFVTGGQRRLRVAQVLCESRERIVKQAGGQLFQKRPDVISPGGNAYGEEMTATCLRDMDYYLRLVTYGIVAGDVTPIEEIGVIGAKELYRSLGTPLEAMAEAVREMKNVAMGLLTGADADEAGTYFDYVVGALA, encoded by the coding sequence ATGAGCATCGTCTCCAACTCGATCATCAACGCGGACGCCGAAGCCCGCTATCTAAGCCCTGGCGAACTCGACCAGATCAAGGCTTTCGTAACCGGCGGTCAGCGCCGTTTACGGGTAGCTCAGGTTCTGTGCGAAAGCCGTGAGCGCATTGTTAAGCAGGCCGGCGGTCAGCTTTTCCAAAAGCGTCCTGACGTCATTTCCCCAGGCGGCAATGCCTATGGCGAGGAAATGACTGCCACCTGTCTGCGCGACATGGATTACTACCTGCGCTTGGTGACCTACGGCATCGTTGCTGGCGACGTCACACCGATCGAAGAAATCGGTGTGATTGGCGCTAAGGAGCTCTACCGCTCTCTAGGTACACCTCTTGAAGCGATGGCAGAGGCCGTGCGTGAAATGAAAAATGTCGCCATGGGCCTTCTAACCGGCGCTGATGCCGATGAAGCCGGCACCTACTTCGACTACGTGGTGGGCGCCCTCGCCTGA
- the apcB gene encoding allophycocyanin subunit beta, which yields MQDAITNVINKSDVQGLYLDTASMTNLESYFASGELRVRAAATISANASAIIRDAVAKALLYSDITRPGGNMYTTRRYAACIRDLDYYLRYSTYAMLAGDTSILDERVLNGLKETYNSLGVPIGATVQAIQAMKEVTAGLVGPDAGKEMGVYFDYICSGLGN from the coding sequence ATGCAAGACGCCATCACCAACGTCATCAATAAGTCCGACGTCCAAGGCTTGTACTTGGACACGGCCTCGATGACCAACCTCGAATCGTATTTCGCCAGCGGTGAACTGCGGGTTCGGGCCGCTGCAACCATCAGCGCCAACGCTTCCGCGATCATTCGCGATGCTGTTGCCAAAGCTTTGCTGTACTCAGACATCACCCGCCCGGGTGGAAATATGTACACCACCCGTCGCTATGCAGCATGCATCCGCGATCTGGATTACTACCTGCGCTATTCCACCTACGCCATGTTGGCGGGTGACACCTCCATCCTCGACGAGCGTGTCTTGAATGGCCTCAAAGAGACCTATAACTCCCTTGGAGTTCCCATCGGCGCCACCGTTCAGGCCATTCAGGCCATGAAAGAGGTCACCGCAGGGCTGGTCGGCCCAGATGCCGGTAAGGAAATGGGTGTGTACTTCGACTACATCTGCTCCGGTCTCGGCAACTGA
- a CDS encoding phycobilisome linker polypeptide has product MRLFKVTACIPSPEKVRAQRELQNTFFTKWVPYDSWFAEQQRIQKQGGRIIKVELCTGNRQVNVGN; this is encoded by the coding sequence ATGCGGTTGTTCAAAGTCACCGCTTGCATCCCCAGCCCTGAAAAGGTTCGGGCGCAGCGAGAACTCCAAAACACCTTCTTCACGAAGTGGGTTCCCTACGACAGTTGGTTCGCTGAACAACAGCGCATCCAAAAGCAAGGGGGACGCATCATCAAGGTGGAACTCTGCACTGGAAACCGACAAGTCAACGTCGGAAATTAA
- a CDS encoding TlyA family RNA methyltransferase — protein sequence MGSKQRLDLELVARGLVASRQQAQQLIRAGKVRDGVGTVLDKPGHDVKDSLQLQVEHPPRFVSRGGEKLLAGLEAFPVAVDERICLDGGISTGGFTDCLLQHGAKRVYGIDVGYGQTAWSLRTDDRVVLRERTNLRHLQPEALYGEADPWPTLAVTDVSFISLRLILPALRRLLRGSEAEALVLVKPQFEVGRDRVGRGGVVRDPAAHCDAIGTVVAAAQTLDWHPQGIVASPITGPAGNHEYVLWLGANRMETGLDFQRLVDNTLS from the coding sequence ATGGGGTCAAAACAGCGTCTTGATTTAGAGCTCGTGGCTCGCGGTCTTGTGGCCTCCCGGCAGCAGGCGCAGCAGTTGATCCGTGCCGGCAAGGTTCGGGATGGAGTCGGGACCGTGCTCGATAAGCCCGGTCATGATGTGAAGGACTCCCTGCAGCTTCAGGTGGAGCATCCACCTCGGTTTGTCTCGAGGGGTGGAGAGAAATTACTGGCGGGGTTAGAAGCCTTCCCGGTGGCTGTGGACGAACGCATCTGTCTGGATGGCGGGATCTCCACGGGTGGTTTTACGGATTGTCTGCTGCAGCACGGTGCCAAACGTGTTTATGGCATTGATGTTGGTTATGGGCAAACCGCTTGGAGTTTGCGCACGGATGATCGGGTGGTGCTGCGGGAACGAACCAATCTGCGCCATTTGCAGCCGGAGGCGTTGTATGGCGAGGCTGATCCTTGGCCCACCCTGGCGGTGACGGATGTGTCGTTTATTTCCTTGCGATTAATCCTGCCGGCATTGCGTCGTCTGCTTCGCGGTTCTGAAGCAGAAGCCCTTGTGCTGGTGAAGCCTCAATTTGAGGTGGGCCGTGATCGGGTCGGACGTGGGGGTGTGGTGCGTGATCCGGCTGCCCATTGCGACGCGATCGGCACGGTGGTGGCAGCCGCCCAGACGCTTGATTGGCATCCCCAAGGAATCGTGGCATCACCAATTACGGGGCCAGCCGGGAACCACGAATACGTGCTCTGGCTTGGCGCTAACCGCATGGAGACTGGACTCGATTTTCAGAGGCTTGTCGACAACACACTCTCGTAG
- a CDS encoding FtsW/RodA/SpoVE family cell cycle protein, which translates to MLNASAPRRRSASRQRVKQEKNGILQRLMPLPWQLWPAEARLLVGLAAFWSVAGLVVLASASWWVALREMGDGAFYVKRQTIWLLASWSLLGLTVSIDLRRLLKWAGPGLWMGCILIAATLVMGTTVNGASRWLVVGPLQIQPSELVKPFVVLQAANLFASWTRMNIDQKLLWLASFGGLLLLILKQPNLSTAALMGLTLWMVALAAGLRWRSLIGTAFAGGALGTASILINEYQRLRVVSFLDPWKDPMGDGYQLVQSLLAIGSGGVMGQGYGLSTQKLQYLPIQSTDFIYAVFAEEFGFVGSLMLLLFLMLVAWVSLRVALRCRSNQARLVAIGCCTILVGQSILNIAVASGAMPTTGLPLPMISYGGNSLMSSLVIMGLLIRCSLESTGLIGRRSNAPRTTI; encoded by the coding sequence TTGCTGAACGCTTCCGCCCCACGTCGTCGTTCTGCATCGCGTCAGCGGGTTAAGCAGGAAAAAAATGGGATCTTGCAGCGCTTGATGCCACTTCCCTGGCAACTTTGGCCGGCAGAAGCACGGCTGCTTGTTGGATTGGCAGCATTTTGGAGCGTGGCTGGCTTGGTGGTCTTGGCATCAGCGAGCTGGTGGGTTGCGCTGCGGGAAATGGGCGATGGCGCCTTTTACGTGAAACGCCAAACGATCTGGCTGCTTGCGAGCTGGAGCCTGCTGGGCCTCACGGTGAGCATCGACCTGCGGCGACTACTCAAGTGGGCGGGGCCAGGGCTGTGGATGGGCTGCATCCTGATCGCCGCCACCCTGGTCATGGGCACCACAGTGAATGGAGCCAGCCGTTGGTTGGTTGTAGGTCCGCTACAAATTCAGCCGTCGGAACTGGTGAAACCGTTTGTGGTGCTTCAGGCCGCCAACCTATTTGCCTCGTGGACAAGGATGAACATCGATCAAAAGTTGCTCTGGCTAGCAAGCTTTGGAGGGCTGCTGTTACTGATCTTGAAACAGCCCAACCTCTCCACCGCAGCACTGATGGGCTTAACCCTTTGGATGGTGGCCCTTGCCGCTGGCCTGCGTTGGCGCAGTTTGATCGGGACAGCCTTTGCAGGCGGTGCCCTTGGCACGGCAAGCATTTTGATTAACGAATACCAACGGTTGCGGGTGGTGTCGTTCCTCGACCCCTGGAAAGACCCGATGGGCGATGGCTATCAATTAGTGCAAAGCCTGCTGGCGATTGGATCAGGCGGTGTGATGGGGCAGGGCTACGGCCTCTCCACCCAGAAACTGCAATATTTGCCCATTCAAAGCACCGATTTCATCTATGCCGTTTTTGCTGAGGAATTCGGCTTCGTGGGATCGCTCATGCTCCTGCTTTTCCTCATGCTGGTGGCCTGGGTCAGTCTCCGAGTGGCGCTGCGGTGCCGCAGCAATCAGGCCAGGCTTGTGGCCATCGGTTGCTGCACGATCCTGGTGGGGCAATCGATCCTCAACATCGCTGTGGCCTCTGGGGCGATGCCTACGACCGGCCTTCCACTACCGATGATCAGCTACGGCGGAAACTCGCTGATGTCGAGTCTGGTGATCATGGGCCTCTTAATCCGGTGCTCATTGGAATCAACAGGATTAATCGGACGCCGTTCAAACGCTCCACGTACAACGATTTAG